Part of the Candidatus Aminicenantes bacterium genome, TCATGTAGAGCGCGCTTTCGGGATAGTCCTTGAATTCATCGCGCAGGATTCGTTCACAACCGTCCAGGGCGTCCTCCAGGCTGACCAGCTTGCCCTCCAGGCCGGTGAACTGCTCGGTGGTAAAAAAAGGCTGGGTCAGGAAACGTTCCAGGCGACGGGCCCGGGCCACCACGTTACGGTCTTCGGCCGAAAGCTGCTCCAGCCCGAGCATGGCGATAATGTCTTTAAGGTCCGCGTATTGCGCCAGCGTTTTGCGTATTTCGCGCGCGAGCTCGTAATGGCGCTTGCCGACAACACCGGGTGTGGCCATTTTGGAGTTGGACTGCATGGGGTCGATGGCCGGATAGAGACCTTCGCTTGCCAGTTTGCGCGAAAGCACGATCGAGGCGGAGAGGTGCGAAAAGGTGTGCACCGCCGCCGGATCGGTGAAATCATCCGCCGGAACATAAACGGCCTGAATAGAGGTGATGGCGCCGCTGTCCGTGTTGGCGAT contains:
- a CDS encoding F0F1 ATP synthase subunit beta (produces ATP from ADP in the presence of a proton gradient across the membrane; the beta chain is a regulatory subunit) — protein: IANTDSGAITSIQAVYVPADDFTDPAAVHTFSHLSASIVLSRKLASEGLYPAIDPMQSNSKMATPGVVGKRHYELAREIRKTLAQYADLKDIIAMLGLEQLSAEDRNVVARARRLERFLTQPFFTTEQFTGLEGKLVSLEDALDGCERILRDEFKDYPESALYMIGTVDEAKRKAGEKPRTQPANGDGA